CCACTCTGAGAAATACGGATAATGTCACATCGGCGCGACGCCATATGGCTCATGCCTTTTTCGGTATATTCCAGGCGCCCGGAATTCATGGTGTCTTCCATGCGAAACCGGCCTTCCCGGTCATACATGAAGGACTCTTCCCTGCGCAGGTAATTTGATTGACCAGCTGCCGTATTCATAACGCCTACCCCATTCACGCCCTCACTGGACACAGGCTAGGGGAACGAACTTAACAGAAAATGGATAAACCGGCCTGCCCGCCCCCTTGGCGAGCCTGCCTTTTTTACCATAGTTAATGCATGGGAAATCAAACCCGATCAACGCTTGTAGCTTTGCCCCTGCGCATCAAAAAGATGTAGCTTTTCACCCTCTGCGGCAAAGCGCAGCCGTTCGCCCCTGGCAACCTTGGCAATGCCCGGCAGTTTCACCACCACCGGCTGCCCCTCGACCGGGCCGTCGACATAGAGCATTGTCACCTCGCCCAAGGCCTCGACCAGGGAGACGGTGCCTTCAAACAGCGCCGGACCTTCGGCGGCAATGGTCAAATCCTCCGGCCTTACCCCGAAACTGGCCGCCTTGCCTGCATCTTCTGTAGGCACAGCAATCGGCACCGACAGGGTTGAGCGATCCTTGAGCGCGATGCGCGTTTCAGACCCGGCCTCGACGATAGTGGCCGGCAGGATGTTCATGGCGGGCGAACCGATGAACTGGGCAACGAACAGATTGGCGGGGCGCTCGTAAAGCTCCAGCGGCGCGCCGACCTGTTCGATCCGGCCCGCCGACAACACGACAATCCGGTCGGCCAGCGTCATCGCCTCGACCTGATCATGGGTGACATAGATCATCGTGGTATCGGACATCTGTTCGTGCAGACGGGCGATTTCAATCCGGGTGGCGACGCGAAGGGCTGCATCGAGATTGGAGAGCGGTTCGTCGAACAGAAAGACTTTCGGATCGCGGCAGATCGCCCGGCCAATGGCCACACGCTGGCGCTGGCCGCCCGACAGTGCCTTGGGCAGTCGGTCGAGATAGGGCTCCAATTGCAGGATAGCGGCGGCGGCGCGCACCCGCCGTTCGATTTCCTGTTTGTTTTCACCGGCGATCCGCATGCCGAAAGCCATGTTGTCATAGACGGTCATATGCGGGTAGAGCGCATAGGACTGGAAGACCATGGCAATGCCGCGCTTGGAGGGCGGCACGTCATTGACGATCTGGTCGTCAATGCGCATCTCGCCGCTGGTAATATCTTCCAGTCCGGCAATCATCCGCAAAAGCGTGGATTTGCCGCAGCCGGACGGACCGACAAACACCACGAACTCGCCCTTGGCGATGTCTAGGTCGATGCCGTGCAGCACCTTGACCTGTCCATAGGCCTTGCGAATGTCTTTCAGGACCAAGCTTGCCATTGTCCTCCCCCTCCTCGTTTTTGGATCTGTCCGGCTCGCCATGAGCCGGACAGGTGACCGTTTGTTAGTTTTACCGTTTAACCGCGACCGAACCAGGCGCCCCAGGCCGGAAGGCTGATCTTGCCACCTGCGACACTCCCGGCAAAACCATGGCCCTCCAGAGCCTGCCAATTTCCATCCGGCAAAGACAGTTCAGCCGGTTCGGCGGACATGTTGAAGCCACACAATACCGTCTCTCCATCAAGGCTGCGGGAATAGACGAGGTCAGTCTCCGTCACCGTATGGAAGGCGATCTCGCCCTTGATCAGCGCTGGCTGCGTTCTGCGGAAATGCAGGAAACGCCGATAGTGTTCCAGCACGCTGTCATCATGCCCCTCCTGGACATGAACAGCGTTGAGGCTGTGCTCGACCGGGATCGGCAACCAGGTCTTGTCGGCGGCGCTGAAACCGGACTGCTTGGCCAGCGTATCCCAGACCATCGGCGTGCGGCAACCGTCGCGCCCCTTGAATTCCGGCCAGAACTGGATGCCGTAAGGGTCCTGCAGATCCTCGAAGGAGATATCGGCTTCGGTCAACCCCAATTCCTCGCCCTGATAGATGCAGACCGAACCACGCTGGGTCATCAGCAGTGCGGCCATCTGCTTGGCGAAAGCAGCACGGTCGGCAACGTTGGCGCCCCAGCGGCTGACATGGCGCACAACATCATGGTTGGAAAACGCCCAGCAAGCCCAGCCCTCAGGGGCGGCATCCTGGAAGGCCTTCTGGGTATTGGCCACCAGCGCCGGCGTCACAGGGTCAGGCGCGAGGAATTCGAAGGCATAGCACATCTGCATCTTGTCGCCGCCGGACGTATACTGCCCGGCGATTTCCAGCCCGTATTGGCTGTCCCCGACTTCGCCAACGGCGGCAATCGCTGGAAACTCATCCAGCACGGAGCGAAAGCGCTTGAGGAATTCCAGGTTCTCCGCCTGGTTCTTGTCGTAGATATGCTCTTGGAAATTATAGGGATTGACCGCCGGTGCCGTCGCCGCATTGCGCCGTTCAGGGTCGAGCGCCGGATTGTCGCGCAGACCCAAGTCATGAAAGTAAAAATTGATGGTGTCCAGGCGGAACCCGTCAACGCCACGCTTCAACCAGAACCGCACGGCATCCAGCACCGCCTCCTGCACATGCGGATTATGCATGTTGAGATCGGGCTGCGAGGTCAGGAAGTTGTGCAGGTAATATTGCATCCGGCTCGGGTCCCATTGCCAGGCGGACCCACCGAAAATCGACAGCCAATTGTTCGGCGGTGTGCCATCGGGCTTCGGATCGGACCAGACATACCAGTCGGACCTGGCATTGATGCGGCTGGAACGGCTTTCGACAAACCATGCATGCTGGTCGGAGGTGTGGGAGATCACCAGGTCGATCATCACCTTGATGCCGAGGCGATGGGCTTCGGCAATCAGTGCGTCGAAATCGTTGAGCGTGCCGAACATTGGATCGACATCGACGTAATTGGACACGTCATAACCAAAGTCCTTCATCGGCGAGGTGAAGAACGGTGAGATCCAAATCGCATCGGCACCGAGGCCTGCCACATGCGGCAGGCGGGCGGTGATGCCTTTCAGGTCGCCAATACCATCGCCGTTGGAATCCTGGAAAGAGCGGGGATAAATCTGATAGATGACCGCGCCGCGCCACCAGTCCTTGTCCGGCATTGCGACACTATCGGAAGCAGCAGTCATGAGTATCTGTCCTCTTGGAAATTTAGGCCTGTTGGGGATTTAGGGAGGAAGGAAAAACAAGCCGTCGAAAACGCGATCAGCCACCCTTGACGGACCCGGCCAGCAGACCGCGCACCAGATAGCGTTGCAGCACGAAAAACACCAAAAGCGGCACGATAATGGTGATGAAGGCGGAGGCCGTGAGAATTTCCCAATTAGCGCCGCGCGAGCCGAGCAGGTTGACGAGGCGGCCGGTCAGCACCAGTTCATCATTGCCGGTCCCCAGAAACACCATGGCGACCAGCAGGTCGTTCCAGGTCCACAGAAACTGGAAGATCGCGAAGGACGCCAGCGCCGGATAGGACAGCGGCAGCACGATCTTGATGAAGATCTCGAAATCGCTGGCACCGTCGACCCGCGCCGATTCCATGATTTCGCGCGGCAGACCAGCGATGTAGTTGCGCAGCAGATAGATGGCGAGTGGCAAACCAAACCCCATATGTGCCAGCCAGATGCCAAGATAGGTCTTGGACGGCACCCCGAAGAACGCCCCGACGTCATTATAGATCCGCAAAAGCGGGATCAGCGACATTTGCAGCGGCACGACCAGCAGGCCGACAATACCGGCAAGCAGCA
The nucleotide sequence above comes from Agrobacterium vitis. Encoded proteins:
- a CDS encoding ABC transporter ATP-binding protein — encoded protein: MASLVLKDIRKAYGQVKVLHGIDLDIAKGEFVVFVGPSGCGKSTLLRMIAGLEDITSGEMRIDDQIVNDVPPSKRGIAMVFQSYALYPHMTVYDNMAFGMRIAGENKQEIERRVRAAAAILQLEPYLDRLPKALSGGQRQRVAIGRAICRDPKVFLFDEPLSNLDAALRVATRIEIARLHEQMSDTTMIYVTHDQVEAMTLADRIVVLSAGRIEQVGAPLELYERPANLFVAQFIGSPAMNILPATIVEAGSETRIALKDRSTLSVPIAVPTEDAGKAASFGVRPEDLTIAAEGPALFEGTVSLVEALGEVTMLYVDGPVEGQPVVVKLPGIAKVARGERLRFAAEGEKLHLFDAQGQSYKR
- a CDS encoding alpha-glucosidase — its product is MTAASDSVAMPDKDWWRGAVIYQIYPRSFQDSNGDGIGDLKGITARLPHVAGLGADAIWISPFFTSPMKDFGYDVSNYVDVDPMFGTLNDFDALIAEAHRLGIKVMIDLVISHTSDQHAWFVESRSSRINARSDWYVWSDPKPDGTPPNNWLSIFGGSAWQWDPSRMQYYLHNFLTSQPDLNMHNPHVQEAVLDAVRFWLKRGVDGFRLDTINFYFHDLGLRDNPALDPERRNAATAPAVNPYNFQEHIYDKNQAENLEFLKRFRSVLDEFPAIAAVGEVGDSQYGLEIAGQYTSGGDKMQMCYAFEFLAPDPVTPALVANTQKAFQDAAPEGWACWAFSNHDVVRHVSRWGANVADRAAFAKQMAALLMTQRGSVCIYQGEELGLTEADISFEDLQDPYGIQFWPEFKGRDGCRTPMVWDTLAKQSGFSAADKTWLPIPVEHSLNAVHVQEGHDDSVLEHYRRFLHFRRTQPALIKGEIAFHTVTETDLVYSRSLDGETVLCGFNMSAEPAELSLPDGNWQALEGHGFAGSVAGGKISLPAWGAWFGRG